In the genome of Candidatus Bathyarchaeota archaeon, the window CTGCATCTGGAAGATAATGAAGAGTAACAAATAATTCATTAAATCGATGTGCCAAAAGAAGTTCCAAGACATGCTCCATCATTGGCTTATTAACAACTGGAACCATCGGCTTTGGGCGGGCGGTAGTTAATGGACGTAATCTTGTCCCTTCACCGCCAGCCATAACCACTGCCTGCATTACTTTCACCGATTATACCTTCTTATACGAGACTAATATTCTATTGTTTTAACTAATGTCTCAAAATAATAGTACTCCAAGGGAAGAGTAATGTCTTGTTCTAAAATTGAAAGGCTTTCAACTGGGATACCCGAGCTTGATAACACCATCGCAGGAGGAATACCAAGAGGCTTCTTTATAGCGGCTACGGGCGAACCCGGAACCGGCAAAACCATTTTCTGTCTACATTTCATTGCTCAAGGAATCAAGGAAGGAGACCGTTGCATCTACGTCACCACAGAAGAGAGCCGTGAATCAATACTGAGCCAAGCCGCTCAGTTTGGACTCGATTTCAAAAAAGCAATTGATGAGAAGCAACTTATCGTCATCGACGCTCTGATGGGGCTCGAAGACGTTTGGTCTCTAAAAAGTTTAGAAGTTGAAGAATTAGTTAACAAAGTGATTGAAGCTAAAAGAAACCTTGGATACGGACGAGCGAGATTGGTGATAGACTCGCTCTCGGCATTTTGGTTAGATAAACCAGCAATGGCTAGGCGTTACTCTTACTTTGTGAAGAAGGTCTTGGCGAAATGGGACTTCACTATAGTAGCCACCAGCCAATATGCCATTTCGACCTCGGACGCCTTCGGCTTCGGAGTCGAACATATAGCCGATGGTATCCTTAGATTCCGTCGTATTGTCCGTAAAGGAGTGTTAAGACGGTATCTATTAGTGGAAAAAATGCGCCAAACCCCCCATAGCTTGGTTATGCACGAGCTCACCATCGTTGATGGCCGTGGCCTCATTATTTTTGGCCCAGTAGAAGAAAGAAGAGAAGACCATGTTTTACCAAGGCATGTTATGAGGAAAATGCTCGCTGCAAGGAAAGCTAAGGAAGCCGAAGTTGAATGAGCGAAGATGTAGTTTTACGCCATTATAGTAATCCAAGGGTACAGGAGGAGATCGTCCGTTTCTCTCAAGATCGATGGATTGGAATACACTGCGCAAGAAAGGACACTCAGGGAAGACCACATTTAGTTAGATATCTTGGTCGTGCAAAACTCCCCTTACGGATTTCCAAACCCGAAGACGTACCAAAACTTTTGAAAATATTCCGTTTTCTACAGCCTAGAACGTTTTATGGAACCGCAAACGTATATAAGAAACTTTCAAGGCCCGAGGATTTATTTGATCTTACCAATATCAAGGCGTGTACGCCTACTTGGGATATCGATAATACGGTTGAGAAGTGGGCTGCAACAGTAGAAGCAGCACTAGAAATAATCTCCTTTCTCGAGTCAAGCGGAATACGCCGCTCAATTTTCGTAAAATTTAGCGGTCGCGGAGCGCACATCCATGTTCATCAAGAAGCTATCTCTCCAGCATTACGGGAAAGAATAAATCCGTTAGATCTAGCCTACGCCCTAGTAGAGTACACCCGACTGAAGTTGCAGAATAAGTTTAATGATATTATGCTTAGGTATAGCGCCGACTCACTCCGAGTGGATAATGAGATAGATGTGCAACGTCTCTTCACCTCTCCGCTTAGTTTACATAAGGAGTTGGATCGAGTTTGCGTCTGCATTCCAATAAATGAACTTAACAATTTCACTCTTGCATGGAGTAGAGTAGATGATTTCAAGCATTACTGGGGCTGGGATATTCATATCCCAGGGGAAGCAGACGAATTAGCGCAAAAGGCATACGAGATAGTTGGCCCATGTCCGACACTGCCACGGTTTAGAAGAAGAAGGCATCCCCCATTGGACAAGCAAATTACCAAATTCTTGCAACCGAGTTGGGTATTCTAATTGCGTTTATGAGGACACGTAGTTACATTAAAATTTACTTATGAAATTGCCTACCAGAAATCGTTTGAATCGTTTGTAATGATCAACATGTATAAAAGCCAGTAAATTTTGATCCAACTATTATCCATAAACTGGATCTAAGGGAAAAATAAAAGGTTAAATCATAATGTATAGCACAGAGTTAGAACATTCGTGATATAATCCATGACTAATATTGAAGATGTTCTCAAACGCATGCCTGAATATTGGCTACTTATGTTAATGCACAGCCTTTGTGCTGTCCGTCCGGAAGTAGCGAGGACAGCGGAGGAGTTAGCTGAAAACGTGGCAATGACCATTGAGTATGTCCGTTCAACTCTTAGCGAGTTGTGCCGTGGTGGATATGTTACGACCGTCAAGGATGAACGAGGTAGCCCAAGGTACTATGTCACAGGTCTAGGAATAATCAAAGTGTGCTCACTTTTCACATAGGAGAAACGTCGTACCTTAAGTGTTTCATTTACATTTGAAATAGGTTTAGTAAGATTTTTTATCGAGTCTATATTTTGACCGTTAGATGGAGGTTCAGTAATTGTCAAATGAGGAAAAACCGAAAGGACCAATTACTCCAGCTAGGCGATTTGAGCGGGTTGGCGCTCATAGTCATATTAAGGGACTCGGTTTAGATGGATTGAAAGCCTTAACTGTTGCGGATGGCATGGTCGGGCAAAACGAAGCTCGAGAGGCAGCTGGACTCGTAGTTAAGATGATTAAAGAAGGAAAGATGGCTGGACGGGCGATTCTATTTGCTGGTCCACCTGGAACAGGTAAGACTGCAATCGCTCTGGGACTCACGAAGGAGTTGGGAAACGTCCCATTCGTCATGCTTAGTGGGTCTGAAATTTATTCAACGGAGCTCAAGAAAACTGAGGTCCTCATGCAAGCTATGCGGAAAGCAATTGGAGTTCGATTACATGAAATGAGGCGGATTTACGAAGGGGAAGTTGAAAACTTTGACGTAAAAATGACCAAACACCCATATAATCCCTACCAGCAAGTCCCAGAATCAGCGCGCCTCACACTCTCAACCAAGAACGAAACAAAAACTTTCAGCGTGGGGGGATCGATAACAAACTCGATGTTGCAACAAGGAATCACCGTCGGCGACGTAATTCAGATCGACGCTGAATCTGGGAGAGTAATAAAACTTGGAAGATCAGAATCTGCTGCGGAGAAATTTGAAATCGAAGCCGAAAAACCAATTCCAAAACCGTCTGGCACAATAGAAAAGGAAAAAGAGTTCATTTATCTCGTTACCTTAAACGACTTAGACCAAATGCAAGCCCAATCACGGGGTGGGTTGCTAAGTATGTTCTTCGGCGGAACCTCAACAGGAGAGATTGAACCAGAGATCCGTCAAAGAGTTGATGAAACTGTCAAGGAACGGGTAGAAGAAGGAACTGCCGAGATTATCCCAGGCGTCTTATTCATCGACGACGTCCATATGCTGGACATCGAGGCGTACTCTTTTATTAGCCGCGCCATGGAAAGCGAGCTCGCTCCAATTATTATTTTAGCCAGCAACCGTGGAATAACAACGATCCGTGGAACTGAACTACAATCCCCGCATGGAATGCCCCTCGACCTATTGGACCGCCTACTCATCATTAATACACGCCCGTACACCGCAGATGAAATCCGTGAAATCCTAAAGATCCGCGCAAAAGAGGAAGGAGTTGAATTTACCGATGACGCCTTGGAATACTTAACGCAGCTCGGCGTAGAATCCTCTCTGAGGTATGCTGTACAACTCCTCTCTCCGGCTGGAGAGGTCGCAAAAGCCAACGGCCGCCAGAGAGTTGACAAACCCGACATAGAGCAGGTGAAAGGCTTATTCTCAGATATCAAAAAATCAGTAGAACAACTGAAACAGTTCGAGAAACTGATGATGGGCTAATATTACTAACTTATTTGATGATATTATCGTACTCGTGTTGGATCCTGTCGCCTAAACATAAAAGGAAGTTAAGTTTAGGAATAGAAGTTTCATGAGCATCCAAAAGATAGAGCATAGAAACCGCTCGTTTATGGAAACTCTCATTACATAATCTTCGAACTCTAACATATGTTGACGTACCGAGTTGCCGACGGGACTTCAGCTACCTCAACCCTGTGGAGAGCCTATGCAACCGTGGTAAAACAGCGAGCATTAACCTTTACAAATTCCTACGTTTAGATTTTTCTACCTCTTTCATCACCGCGACAATTTGATCCCTTAAACTACCGTTGGGTACGAACTTTTTATCAAATATTGCTCCGCCAATTGTGAAACCCCAGGCTCCCAGTTCCACTACTCGGTTGACCCTTTCAAAGCTGTTTATGCTACCAGCTATAATCACTGGGATGTTGACGACTTGCAGCACAGAGGTAATAAGGCGGTCGACATCCCCATCGTAGCGGTAGGCTAACAAGTTTATTCCAGCCACTCCCAAAGCCTCCACATTTTTGGCATCTTCTGAAATCTCACTTATTGTGCCTCGGAGTAAACATGGGTGCCCAACCACCTTACCAATGTACGGGCAATATTTGATACCAGTCCCTTTCAACAACTGAAGGGTGGGTTTGACGTATGTACCCCCGATTAGATAGTCTACCCCTAATTCAATGGCTCTTTTAGCAGATCGTATGTTAGCTTCCTCGGTTTCACTTACAACTTCAAGAAAAATGGTCCGCTTTTCCTTCCTCAGAATGTTGACTAAAGTCTTTAATTTCTCGACCGGTAGCCCAATATCTTTAAAGCCGACGTATTTGATTCCACTATCTTTAACCTCTTCAAATACCTCAATGGCATTGGGAACCGTTACATCATTGTAAGTTAACATGAAAATAAAATTGCTCAATACGGATCCCCGCCCTGAATATTTAATATTCATCAAAGTATTATTTAACGCGATACAAAAATGTTCGACCTCTAAATCGTTAAAACTTTTCATTTCACAAATTTATTTTGGCTGAGGGAACATGACTAATGGACCGTATCTGTTAGGAATCGATGTAGGAACCACCGCAGTTAAGACGTTGCTCTGCGATATAAATGGTAAGGTGATTTCAAAAATTACCTCGGAAAGTTATCCGGTGGTGCATCCAAAGCCGGGATGGGCAGAGCAAAACCCCGGAGACTGGTGGGAAGCTGTCAAGTTCACTGTGAAAGGTATCCTAAAAGCTTCTCGCATAAAAGCAGATGAAATAGCCGGCATAGGATTTGGAAGCCATACAGATGGTTGCACCCCCGTAACAAAGAATGGAAAGCCGTTGCGCCCCTCGATGATTTGGATGGATAGAAGGGCGATAGTTGAATGTAAAGAGTTAAAGGAAAAACTTGGCACGAAAATTTTTGAAATCACCGGACTTGCCTGCGACCCATACCACGTGGCCCCTAAAATTCTCTGGTTTAGAAAAAATCAACCAACTCTCTATGACGCTACCTACAAGTTTCTCAATCCAGGAGACTTTATAGTCTATAAATTCACTGGCAATTTTATGACAGATTATACTCTAGCATCTTGCACGATGCTTTTTGATATCAAGCGAAAGAAATGGTCCGAAGAATTATCAGAGCTCATGGAAATTCCAATCGATAAATTACCAAATGTCGGTCCATCAGCGTCTATCGCTGGTGAAGTTCTGAAAGAAGTAGCTGAAGAAACTGGTTTGAAAAAGGGAACCCCGGTTGTCATTGGTGGTGGAGACGAAGAAATCGGTGTTATAGGAGCGGGAGCGACTGAGCCAGGATATATTTGCGATATAACTGGAATGGCTGAGCCTATTCTAGTCACGGTAGATAAACCAATTTTCGATCCAAAACAAGTAATTGAATTGCATGGTCATGGAGCCCCAGATAAGTGGATTTTAGAAAGCCCGGGAATAGTTTCGGGCGGGAATTATCGATGGTTTAGAGATCAGTTAGGTAGTTTGGAAGTGCAAACCGCAAAGAAACTACGTGTGGATTCCTACAGTATCCTAGATGCAAAAGCAGCAACCATTTCTGCTGGGTCAAACGGCTTAATATTCCTGCCCTTCACTATGGGATCTATAACCCCCGAATGGAATCCTCATGCCAGAGGAGTTTTCATAGGATTGACGCTTAGTCATACCAGAGAATATTTGGCACGTGCGATATTGGAAGGCTCCGCATATTATTTGCGCGATGTCATAGAACGCGTAGAAGAGCTGGGAATGAGGATTAAAGAAATAAGAGCTGCAGGCGGAGGCGCTAAAAGCAAACTTTGGAGACAAATAAAAGCAGATGTCACCAATAAACCAGTGGCTTTGCCGGAGGTTGAGGATGTCTCGGCTTTCGCGGGCGTAATCCTCGCAGGAGTTGGAACTAAGCTCTACAAGGATATAGAAGGTACGGCAAGAGAGTTAGTTAAGGTTAGGGAACTTAGTAAACCAAGGAAGAAAACTCATGAAATTTACGACCAACTTTATGAAATTTATAAACAATCATATTGGAACCTTAAAGACGTCTTCAAAGAAATCGCGAGATTTCAGGAAAAACGCAAACCGTCCTAACGAATCATTAAATTGCAAACCTAGTTTAAGACTTAAGTGATGTGATATGAAAATTCTAATCGCAGGCGATGATTTCATTCCAGCCGCCTTATTTCAAAAATGCTTGGAAGAGTGCTTAGGTAAAATAGCAAAGGATTTGGAGTTCTGCACGTTTGACATTGGATTGGAGGGCAGGCCGAGGAAAAAGCTCCCGGACGTTAATGAATACTGGGGGAGACCTCAGGATCTTATTAAAAGGATTAAAGACGTTGAAATTCTAATAGTATCTTTCGCCCCGGTTACAAAGCAAGTCATAGCAGCTGGTAAGAGGCTTCGCCTCATCGGATGTTCTAGAGGCGGCCCAGTTAACGTCAATATAGAAGCGGCGACAAACAGGGGAATACCGGTCCTCAACACTCCAGGAAGGAACGCAGACGCGGTTGCAGACTTCACTTTCGGGCTTATCCTCGCATTGGTTAGAAATATTCCAAAAGCTGAGTTTTTTGTTAGAAGTGGTAGATGGAAGAGTCCTAAAGAAGATACCTTCGAAAAACCAACCGGACCTGAGTTAACTGGGCGAACAATAGGCATAATCGGCTTTGGAGAAGTAGGCTCAAGAGTTGGTATGAGAGCAACGGGATTTAAAATGAACATCCTCGTTTACGACCCATATATTCCTCGAGAAAAAGTGGAAAGCATCGGGGGTAAGATAGTTGACCTCAAGACTCTGCTGTCAGAATCAGACATTGTCACTTTACATCTAAGATTGCCAGCTGGAGTAAAGGGATTCATAGGAGCTGAACAGCTTTCTTGGATGAAGAAGACGGCTTACTTAATCAACACATCTCGAGGAGCTGCCATAGACGAAAAGGCTCTCTACAACGCTTTGAAAAAGAAGCAAATTGCTGGAGCTGCTCTTGACGTGTATGAAAAAGAACCTATTAGCTCTAACAATCCACTTCTCAAGCTGGATAATATTATTTTAACACCACATGTCGCAGGAATCTCTACAGATGTACCAGTTCGGTCGTGCCGCATGTTAGCTGAGGATATCAAAAGGTTCTTAAAGGGAGAGAAACCACAACACGTCGTCAATCCCAGTGTTTTAGAAAAATTATGAAATTTACGCATATGTTTCCTTTAGGTATGGCACTATCTTCGTAGCATATATGTAAAACGCGGAGCGTGCATCTGGACCAATTGTAGCCATAAGGAAATGACGTGCACCAACCTTAACGTATCTCTCAAGTTTACCTATGCACTCGTCAGGCGTGCCGAAAATGAAGCATTTTTCAACTGCTTCGAAGGGCACTTCCTTCACAACTTCCATAAGTTGCTCCATAAATTCAGGGGTTACCACAAATTTATCCAAAACATTTGAGTACCCCGTAGGATTTTTGAAGCCCAATCGTTCGAGATTCCTTGGAAAAGCTGCTAGAAAGATCTTGGCAGGAAGCTCGATCGCCTTACGTGCCGCCTCTCCGTCGTTTGAAACCGCCATGAGACTAAAATAGGCAGGTTCAATTGCTTCAGGAGAACGTTCAGTTTTTTTCGCCCAATTTCTGATGTCTTCAAGATCTTCCCTATACATTTCAGGGCTTAGATCAAAATCTAGCCATCCATCAGCCAATCGTCCTACTAACTCCCTTGTCCTCGGAGAGTTCGCGGCGATCCAAATTGGAGGGTGTGGCTTCTGAATCGGTTTTGGTAACAATGTAGCCCTATCTAATTTAAAATAAACTCCGTTATAGTTTACATTCTCCTCTGTCCAAAGCTTCTTGATCACTTCCACCGCTTCTTTAAGCCTCGTGACTGGACGATCCCATGCTACTCCAAAGGGATTAAGATTCATAGCTTCGCCTGCACCGATTCCAAGAATTAACCGCCCATTTGAAACTATGTCCAAAGTTGTAGCGGTCTGCGCAAGTGAAGCGGGATGTCTCCTATGCGGGTCGGTTACGGCGGTTCCAAGCTTCAAGCGTTTAGTTTGTGTCGCAATAACTGCCAGGGTCAACCAAGGGTCGAGGGCTTCGGGTCGGCTAGGTGGATTGGGAACCAGATGGTCAGCCATCCATAGCGAATCCAACTGCGTTTTCTCCGCGAAAGTAGCTGCTAAATTGCATGCTTCCAGTGGATAGTATGGAATAAAGGCTCCAAATTTCACTTTAGATTCAGCGCGGCTACCACTAATTAAACGCTTCAAAAAATTAGACGTGAAACGAATCCCCCAACTTGACAGATTATTCTTAAATGTTTTTATAACCCCATAGATAAAATCTGTAGCCTAATTAAGCTTACGAGATGTAAGCATTGCGACCGATTAAGCAAACACGAAGCCTCTGTCCAATCTGCCTCAAAGTAGTCGATGCTACCATATATGAAGAGGGTGGACGGGTTTTAATTAAGAAACAATGTGAACAACACGGATCATTTGAAGATGTTTACTGGTCGGATTATGAACAATACGTGAGAGCCCAGCGTTATGAGCATGTTGGCAATGGCATTGAAAATCCGAGAACCAAAATTGAGATGGGTTGTCCGTATGACTGTGGAATTTGCCCTAATCATTCCTCAACTACAATTCTAGCAATTGTCGACATAACAAATCGATGTAATTTACGATGCCCAGTCTGTTTTGCCCACGCTGGTGCGGCAGGCTATGTCTACGAGCCGACTAAAGAAGAAATCTTCAGAATACTGGAAAACTTTCGACAAACCTTACCTGTTCCACCTAAAGCCTTACAATTCAGTGGAGGAGAACCCACCCTTAGAAAGGACCTACCAGAACTTATAACCTACGCCAAAAAAATTGGATTCAACCATGTGGAGGTCAATTCCAACGGAGTCCGATTTGCAGAAAACGTGGAATACATTAAAGAGTTAATGCAAGCCGGAATGGATACAGTTTACCTCCAATTTGATGGAGTTACCCCTGAGCCATACCACTTTACTAGGGGCTGCAACCTCTTTCCCACAAAGTTAAAGGCACTCGAAAATTTTCGGAAGGCTGGGTTGGGAAGCGTAGTTTTGGTGCCGACACTAGTGAAGGGGGTGAACGACCATCAAGTTGGAGAAATAATAAGATTCGGAGCTAAAAATTTCGATATTGTTCGTGCAGTGAACTTCCAACCCGTTTCAATTACCGGCCGTATCGACAGGTCCAAGCTACGGGAAATGCGCATAACTATACCTGACTTCATGAAGCTGTGTGAGGAGCAGACCGGAGGGGAAATTAAGGTTTCAGACTTCTTCCCAGTTCCGACCGTCGTACCAATCTCGATGGCGGTTGGAGCCATAAAGGGGAGCCGTTTTCCAGAGTTAACCACCCACCCCCATTGTGGAGTGGCTACATTTATTTTCGTACAAAAAGACAAAATTACACCGATCACCCGTTATGCGAACATCGACGGTTTCATGAAGACCTTAGAGAAAACGTATGAAGATGCAAAAAACGGTGCAAAAATCAAAGCCAAAATGAGATTAATCAGCTCACTACGGCATGTCAAACTATCCCTTTTACGCGAATTAGTTTCAACAATATTAACAACTGGAACCTTTGAGTCACTTGCCCGTTTCACGTACAAAACTATTTTGATCGGATGCATGCATTTCATGGACCCATATAACTTTGATCTGGAACGCGTCCAACGATGCTGCATTCACTACGGCGTTCCAGGCGGCCGAATTATCCCGTTTTGCACGATGAACAGCATACACCGTCCAGCAATAGAAAAAGATCTCAGCATTTCAATTGAAGATTGGAAAAGTAAAAACCCAGGCAAGTCAGTAGCGTCAGTTGCATAAAATCATCCAATAAATTCGAAACGCGTTATAAATCCTGGCATGCGTGCGTTTAAAATATAAACCTCTCAACTTTTTCCAGTTGGGGCGTCAGAGATCATATTCGCCATTTCAAGCGTTAAAAACCAAACAATTATGTTTTCATCTAACTCGTTTTTCTTCAGCATTTCCATAGCTGCATTCGACTGCCAAATTCCCAACGCAGGTTAACGATACCCATAAAGATAAAACTATCCTTACTAGTTTAATAGGGAAGGCTGAATGAATAAGCGGAAGATAGTTAATGCCAATGTATTTCCCGCTCCACTTGCACCTGAAAAACCTTCTCGACCGACAACTTCGAGAGAGGTTTGGCCCTATACCCTTATCTTGCCAGAGGGGGAGGAGACCCGAAAAACTTTGAGAGAAATATTAACTCGATTAGACTCGATTGAGAAACGCTTAGACAGAATTGAGAAGCTCCTCTCAGGAAGAAGTGGCTGACTAAGCTAAGCAAAATTAGGAGAGCACATTCTTAAGGCGGGTTAACAATAGGCGAAACGTTGCGCCTGCAAACCGTACCACTTCTTTTCTGTTAAGTTTTGATCTCCCAATCTTGCGATCGATGAAAATAATTGGCTCCTCGCCAACTTTAAAGCCCGCCTTCTGGCAAAGATAAATCATCTCAATTTGAAACGCGTAGCCTTCAGACTTAACAGATTGATAATTAATACTGCGTAGAAGATCCGCCTTGAATGCCCGATAGCCGCTAGTTACGTCGTGGATTTTTATTCCGACAAGAAGACGAGCAAGAAAATTTGCTCCACTACTCACCAGACGCCGATAAAAACTCCAACCCTCGATACCTCCACCTGGAATATAACGCGATCCAACCACAACATCGTAGCCTTCGGCTAATTTTCGAATAAAACCAGGAATAAACTCCGGATTATGTGAGAGATCGGCATCCATTTCAAAAATAACTCTGGCACCGAACTCATCCAGAGCTATGCGGAAACCTTCTTTATATGCGCTACCGATGCCAGATTTTCTAGGACGATGTAGAACCTTAATGTTCCCATATTGCTCAGCCAGTTGATCTGCCAGTTGCCCTGTACCGTCTGGGCTGTTATCATCGACAATTACTATAAAATTAGATAGATTGTTTTTTTGGCATACTTCCTCAATTTTAGGAATAAGCCTTAGGATATTCTCTCGTTCGTTATATGTTGGTAACACGATACAAATTTGGACCATTATACGGCATCCTAAATGATATTTGTCTGCTTTAAGTCCGTAAATCTTCTCTGGAATTTCTCTTTTATCCCAACCAAGAAACCGAAGAGCAAATCCGTAAGTGCACGTTTCTTCTTAAATGACGAAAAATGCAGGTAACCGATCTACTAAACTATCCAAATGTTCATGAAGCGGTTCTTTACCGAATCCTTCCCCACAGGAAAGTTGAATGCGGAACATGCGAACGCCGCTGCATGATTGCAGAAGATCAACTCGGGTTTTGTAAGACTCGCCAAAACATTGACGGAAGGCTTTACACCTTAGTTTATGGGGATATATCATCAAGCTCAGCTAACCCAATCGAGAAAAAACCTTTCTTTCATTTCTGGCCGGGTAGTTACGCGCTTACAATTGGTACGTGGAGTTGCAATTTCACTTGCTTGTGGTGTCAAAATTTTGATATAACTAAGTTTCCGCCAAATCCACGTAAAGCTACCTACATAAGCCCGAAAAAACTAATTGACATTACTTTAAGGAAACAATGCCAAGGAACATCAATTTCTTTTAACGAGCCAACTTTACTGTTTGAGTACAGCCTTGATGTCTTTCGTTTGGCACGTTCGAAGAGCTTGTACAACACATATGTTTCAAATGGGTATCTGACGCTTGAGGCATTGCGGATGTTAAAAGATGCAGGATTAGATGCGATTAAATTTGATATTAAAGGTGACAAGGAGGTTTATCGGAAGTACTGTGCCGCAGATGTCAGCATCGTCTGGAGAAATATAGCTGAGGCAAAGAGGTTGGGGCTTCACGTAGAAATCGTGACACTTATTATCCCCGGGGTAAACGACGATGAAGATTGCATCAAAGAAATTGTTCATAACCATCTCAAAGCCGTCGGACCGCAAACTCCATTACATTTCACCCAATATTATCCGGCATACAAATTCTCCGCCCCCCGAACACCCGTAAAAACTCTAGAAAACGCTCATGCAATTGCAAAACGTGAGGGAGTACAATACGTTTACGTAGGTAATGTTCCCGGCCATAAGTGGGAAAACACCTATTGCCATAACTGCGGAGAGTTACTTATTGAACGATATATTTTCTCAGTAACCCGCTATCGATTGACATCCGGAAACAGATGTCCCAACTGTGGAATCGAGATTCCTATCATAGGAAACTACGTCAAATCCCCCCTATAGTTAACTTTTACAATCAGAAACTTGCAACGTCGAGATCGAAGCCCCACAACTTTTGATCAATGTTTTTTACACTCCTCCAATTAAATTTCAGCCTAATGGCATGCTAACTTGAGGCTTGGAAATGAATCGCCAATACGAATTAGAACTTCTCTCGAAACTCGTTGAAATAGATACAAATGCTCAGACCAAGACAGGATACGTTGCTTGCTCAGAAGCGATTCGCACCGAAGCAGAAAAACTGGGGCTTAAAGTTCGAGTTTATGATAGCGCTAAACTCGCTTCGGATAAGATGAGCCGCCCAAACTTAGTAATCGATTTAGACGTTGATGCCAGCGAACGAATAATTTTTTCAACACATTATGATGTTGTTCCAGCTGGGCAAGGTTGGATCCACGAGCCATTTAAGCTTACGGTAGAGGGAAACCGGGCATATGGACGAGGGGCCAGTGACAACAAGGCTGGAATAGCTGC includes:
- a CDS encoding KaiC domain-containing protein, whose product is MSCSKIERLSTGIPELDNTIAGGIPRGFFIAATGEPGTGKTIFCLHFIAQGIKEGDRCIYVTTEESRESILSQAAQFGLDFKKAIDEKQLIVIDALMGLEDVWSLKSLEVEELVNKVIEAKRNLGYGRARLVIDSLSAFWLDKPAMARRYSYFVKKVLAKWDFTIVATSQYAISTSDAFGFGVEHIADGILRFRRIVRKGVLRRYLLVEKMRQTPHSLVMHELTIVDGRGLIIFGPVEERREDHVLPRHVMRKMLAARKAKEAEVE
- a CDS encoding RuvB-like helicase, which codes for MTPARRFERVGAHSHIKGLGLDGLKALTVADGMVGQNEAREAAGLVVKMIKEGKMAGRAILFAGPPGTGKTAIALGLTKELGNVPFVMLSGSEIYSTELKKTEVLMQAMRKAIGVRLHEMRRIYEGEVENFDVKMTKHPYNPYQQVPESARLTLSTKNETKTFSVGGSITNSMLQQGITVGDVIQIDAESGRVIKLGRSESAAEKFEIEAEKPIPKPSGTIEKEKEFIYLVTLNDLDQMQAQSRGGLLSMFFGGTSTGEIEPEIRQRVDETVKERVEEGTAEIIPGVLFIDDVHMLDIEAYSFISRAMESELAPIIILASNRGITTIRGTELQSPHGMPLDLLDRLLIINTRPYTADEIREILKIRAKEEGVEFTDDALEYLTQLGVESSLRYAVQLLSPAGEVAKANGRQRVDKPDIEQVKGLFSDIKKSVEQLKQFEKLMMG
- the xylB gene encoding xylulokinase, translating into MTNGPYLLGIDVGTTAVKTLLCDINGKVISKITSESYPVVHPKPGWAEQNPGDWWEAVKFTVKGILKASRIKADEIAGIGFGSHTDGCTPVTKNGKPLRPSMIWMDRRAIVECKELKEKLGTKIFEITGLACDPYHVAPKILWFRKNQPTLYDATYKFLNPGDFIVYKFTGNFMTDYTLASCTMLFDIKRKKWSEELSELMEIPIDKLPNVGPSASIAGEVLKEVAEETGLKKGTPVVIGGGDEEIGVIGAGATEPGYICDITGMAEPILVTVDKPIFDPKQVIELHGHGAPDKWILESPGIVSGGNYRWFRDQLGSLEVQTAKKLRVDSYSILDAKAATISAGSNGLIFLPFTMGSITPEWNPHARGVFIGLTLSHTREYLARAILEGSAYYLRDVIERVEELGMRIKEIRAAGGGAKSKLWRQIKADVTNKPVALPEVEDVSAFAGVILAGVGTKLYKDIEGTARELVKVRELSKPRKKTHEIYDQLYEIYKQSYWNLKDVFKEIARFQEKRKPS
- a CDS encoding 2-hydroxyacid dehydrogenase — translated: MKILIAGDDFIPAALFQKCLEECLGKIAKDLEFCTFDIGLEGRPRKKLPDVNEYWGRPQDLIKRIKDVEILIVSFAPVTKQVIAAGKRLRLIGCSRGGPVNVNIEAATNRGIPVLNTPGRNADAVADFTFGLILALVRNIPKAEFFVRSGRWKSPKEDTFEKPTGPELTGRTIGIIGFGEVGSRVGMRATGFKMNILVYDPYIPREKVESIGGKIVDLKTLLSESDIVTLHLRLPAGVKGFIGAEQLSWMKKTAYLINTSRGAAIDEKALYNALKKKQIAGAALDVYEKEPISSNNPLLKLDNIILTPHVAGISTDVPVRSCRMLAEDIKRFLKGEKPQHVVNPSVLEKL
- a CDS encoding LLM class flavin-dependent oxidoreductase, whose amino-acid sequence is MKRLISGSRAESKVKFGAFIPYYPLEACNLAATFAEKTQLDSLWMADHLVPNPPSRPEALDPWLTLAVIATQTKRLKLGTAVTDPHRRHPASLAQTATTLDIVSNGRLILGIGAGEAMNLNPFGVAWDRPVTRLKEAVEVIKKLWTEENVNYNGVYFKLDRATLLPKPIQKPHPPIWIAANSPRTRELVGRLADGWLDFDLSPEMYREDLEDIRNWAKKTERSPEAIEPAYFSLMAVSNDGEAARKAIELPAKIFLAAFPRNLERLGFKNPTGYSNVLDKFVVTPEFMEQLMEVVKEVPFEAVEKCFIFGTPDECIGKLERYVKVGARHFLMATIGPDARSAFYIYATKIVPYLKETYA
- a CDS encoding radical SAM protein, whose protein sequence is MKQTRSLCPICLKVVDATIYEEGGRVLIKKQCEQHGSFEDVYWSDYEQYVRAQRYEHVGNGIENPRTKIEMGCPYDCGICPNHSSTTILAIVDITNRCNLRCPVCFAHAGAAGYVYEPTKEEIFRILENFRQTLPVPPKALQFSGGEPTLRKDLPELITYAKKIGFNHVEVNSNGVRFAENVEYIKELMQAGMDTVYLQFDGVTPEPYHFTRGCNLFPTKLKALENFRKAGLGSVVLVPTLVKGVNDHQVGEIIRFGAKNFDIVRAVNFQPVSITGRIDRSKLREMRITIPDFMKLCEEQTGGEIKVSDFFPVPTVVPISMAVGAIKGSRFPELTTHPHCGVATFIFVQKDKITPITRYANIDGFMKTLEKTYEDAKNGAKIKAKMRLISSLRHVKLSLLRELVSTILTTGTFESLARFTYKTILIGCMHFMDPYNFDLERVQRCCIHYGVPGGRIIPFCTMNSIHRPAIEKDLSISIEDWKSKNPGKSVASVA